One Bythopirellula goksoeyrii genomic window, CGACCGTTGTGCGACAAGTTCAGTTTGCCGAACTTCTATGATATTGTTTCCGAATTCGGAATTGTAGTCACCCTCACGGCTGTAATTAGAAAGTTATTACTTTGAATTCGTACGAAGAAACCTACGACTTGGTTACATCACACGTCCGCGAAGCGGCTATATTGGAGAGCATTCAGGAATTGCTCGAATGGGACGAGCGCACCAAGATGCCGGCCGCTGGAGGGAATTACCGGGCCGATCAGGCCGCCTATGTAGCTGGGCTTGAGCATCGCAAGCAAACGGACCCTCGGCTTGGTGAATGGCTGACAGAATTGGCTGAGAGTCCACTTGCTGCCGATCAGTCCGGCGACACTGGCACCGTAATTCGACATCTCCGGCGCGAATACGATAAACAGACGAGAAAGCCACAGAAACTCGTCGAAGAACTCACCCGCGCAGCTGTCGAAGGGCAGCAAATTTGGGCCGCAGCCCGCAAGGCGAATAACTTTGCGGCTTTTCAACCGATTCTCGAAAAGATGGTTGACCTGAAGAAGCAAGAAGCCGCAGCCCTCGGTTTTGAAACCACGCCTTACGATCCCCTGCTGGATGACTATGAGCCAGGTGAGTCGACGGAAAACATCGCCCACGTGCTGTCCAATTTGCGGGATGCCTTGGTGCCGTTGGTGCAAGCCATCGCCGAGAGCGGGCAGCGCCCCGACGTGAGTATTCTAGAACGCACCTATCCGGCTGACGCGCAAGAGTCATTCGGCAAACAAGCTGCGGCTGCAATTTGTTTTGATTTCACTGCTGGTCGCCTCGACTCGACGGATCATCCCTTCTGCTGCATGCTTGGCCCGAACGATGTGCGACTGACCACTCGCTATGATGAACACTGGTTTTCCGATTGCTTTTTCAGCATTCTCCACGAGGCG contains:
- a CDS encoding carboxypeptidase M32; protein product: MNSYEETYDLVTSHVREAAILESIQELLEWDERTKMPAAGGNYRADQAAYVAGLEHRKQTDPRLGEWLTELAESPLAADQSGDTGTVIRHLRREYDKQTRKPQKLVEELTRAAVEGQQIWAAARKANNFAAFQPILEKMVDLKKQEAAALGFETTPYDPLLDDYEPGESTENIAHVLSNLRDALVPLVQAIAESGQRPDVSILERTYPADAQESFGKQAAAAICFDFTAGRLDSTDHPFCCMLGPNDVRLTTRYDEHWFSDCFFSILHEAGHGIYDQGLPAEHYGLPTGEYVSLGIHESQSRLWENQVGRSRAFWEHFFPSAQQAFPQALGDVTREAFYGAINDVRPSLIRVEADEVTYNLHILIRFELEKALLEDQLSVADLPGAWDEKYMHYLGVASPTADDGVLQDVHWSAGLFGYFPTYALGNLYSAQFFGQAQEDLGDLDAQFRRGEFSNLREWLREKIHRHGKRYSAAELAERITGKPLSHQALIQQLSVKYGELYGL